A stretch of DNA from Candidatus Hydrothermales bacterium:
AATAGGAGACACAAAGGTAATACCAGAGGAGATAGATAGGACCTTTGAATACCTATATCCCCTTTTTAATGAGTAGTATAGAAAGCAAGTTAATAAGAATTGTTAAAAATTTTAAAGGAAAAAAGATTAAGGTTGTAGGGGACATAATTCTTGATGAGTATATTTTTGGAGATGTAGAGAGAATTTCGCCTGAGGCACCTGTTCCAATAGTAGTTGTCAAAGAAAAGAAGTACAACCTCGGAGGTGCTGCAAATGTTGCCTGGAATATAAAAGCCCTCGGTGGAGAACCTGAGCTATATGGAGTAATAGGAGATGACCACTCTTCAGAAATACTTCTAAATTTGTTGGATAAAAAAGAAATAAAAACAAACGGAATAATTAAGGCTCCATCAAGACCTACTACAAGAAAAACAAGAGTAATAGGTCAACACCAACAGATCGTAAGGATAGATGAAGAAACAACAGAACCTATTAAATTTTCTCAAAGAAAAATTATCCTGGAAAAATTTTTAGAAAACGAAGATTTTACTGCTGTTATATTTGAAGATTACGAAAAGGGAACTATTTCAAAAGAACTTGTAAGTGAGATTGTAAAGAGAAATAAAAAAAAGATTATTACTTGCGATCCTAAAAAGCATAACTTCAGCTTCTATAAAAA
This window harbors:
- a CDS encoding PfkB family carbohydrate kinase, translated to MNTYIPFLMSSIESKLIRIVKNFKGKKIKVVGDIILDEYIFGDVERISPEAPVPIVVVKEKKYNLGGAANVAWNIKALGGEPELYGVIGDDHSSEILLNLLDKKEIKTNGIIKAPSRPTTRKTRVIGQHQQIVRIDEETTEPIKFSQRKIILEKFLENEDFTAVIFEDYEKGTISKELVSEIVKRNKKKIITCDPKKHNFSFYKKISMLKPNRKELEFVARRELKSEADMVKEIEKLSRRLDIPLILLTLGDKGMILKDNESVYRIPSLEVEVYDVTGAGDTVIASFTLSMVSDSNPLEAALISTIAAGIEVTKLGASAVFPDELIEMINKRSSEIYRGIRKIK